One segment of Rosa chinensis cultivar Old Blush chromosome 6, RchiOBHm-V2, whole genome shotgun sequence DNA contains the following:
- the LOC121049786 gene encoding uncharacterized protein LOC121049786 yields the protein MQNPWTRFTPLHPRDGRAPQFLGAEQISVAKGHSNKVNSRLSTFPWLETGGFRSWLVTYEADSVSRDAGKVNAHGGGWLDGPFVSDGGGLRAGSGFAFAGGDLNGADLSWLLFSGSRVAKASPDLEMWLSLSLALLEAVLHKADVLPLMGTQVLWSPTLDGVGRNAGSSMCGGRSGKHGVDSFCGSADPICDDSYSRVSRLSVWAPNNKLGLMWAHLGPGFFSSSFSFRTGLPHTNFV from the exons ATGCAAAACCCATGGACGCGTTTCACACCGTTACACCCTAGAGATGGGCGAGCGCCACAGTTTTTGGGGGCAGAACAGATTAGTGTTGCCAAGGGCCACAGCAACAAGGTTAATTCG AGGTTATCTACGTTCCCGTGGTTGGAAACCGGTGGTTTCCGATCGTGGCTGGTGACTTATGAGGCTGATTCGGTGTCTCGAGATGCTGGGAAGGTCAATGCTCATGGCGGAGGCTGGCTGGATGGACCTTTTGTCTCAGACGGCGGTGGGTTGAGGGCTGGATCGGGTTTTGCCTTTGCGGGTGGTGATTTGAATGGCGCTGACCTCTCTTGGCTGTTGTTTTCTGGTTCGAGGGTGGCTAAAGCGTCCCCCGATCTTGAAATGTGGTTGAGTCTCAGTCTGGCCTTATTAGAAGCGGTGTTGCACAAGGCCGATGTTCTTCCCCTAATGGGGACTCAAGTGCTATGGTCCCCGACTCTGGATGGTGTTGGCAGGAACGCTGGTAGCAGTATGTGTGGCGGTAGAAGTGGCAAGCACGGCGTCGATAGCTTTTGCGGCAGTGCTGATCCTATATGCGACGACTCATATTCTAGGGTGTCAAGGCTGAGTGTTTGGGCCCCAAACAACAAGTTGGGCCTGATGTGGGCTCATTTGGGTCCTGGgtttttttcttcatctttttcttttagaactGGGCTTCCTCATACAAATTTTGTATGA
- the LOC112169149 gene encoding agamous-like MADS-box protein AGL62 yields MSKKTQGRKKIEIKRIENSSNKQVTFSKRRAGIFKKAGELSVLCGAHMAVIVFSSANKVFCYGHPDIHAVIESYQNGLNSVVGADDKAQEVLMAEYNKECEEKHKEEGELKKKMAEMKAKANEKKMMMEMSTSGNQVREGFWWDEPVDLVMLEEREREQYMMALETLRNKVADKAHHKKILSGTIAETSVPAVHRLYHMMTPNNCFGTGFGDQYGNHGFGI; encoded by the coding sequence ATGTCCAAGAAAACCCAAGGCCGGAAGAAAATCGAGATTAAGCGGATAGAGAATTCGAGCAATAAACAAGTCACCTTCTCAAAGCGCCGCGCCGGCATATTCAAGAAGGCTGGCGAGTTAAGCGTGCTATGTGGCGCGCACATGGCAGTCATCGTGTTCTCTAGTGCCAACAAGGTGTTCTGTTATGGGCACCCAGACATTCATGCAGTGATCGAGAGTTATCAAAATGGGCTCAACTCTGTAGTCGGAGCTGATGATAAGGCCCAGGAGGTTCTCATGGCGGAGTACAACAAAGAGTGCGAGGAGAAGCATAAGGAGGAAGgggagttgaagaagaagatggcgGAGATGAAAGCCAAGGCAAatgagaagaagatgatgatggaaaTGAGCACGAGCGGGAATCAGGTGCGTGAGGGGTTTTGGTGGGATGAGCCGGTGGATTTGGTCATGCTGGAGGAGCGAGAGAGGGAGCAGTACATGATGGCATTGGAAACCTTGAGGAACAAGGTAGCTGATAAGGCTCATCACAAGAAAATTTTGAGTGGGACTATTGCCGAGACATCAGTTCCGGCTGTTCATCGACTCTATCATATGATGACACCCAATAATTGTTTTGGTACTGGTTTCGGCGATCAATATGGGAACCATGGTTTTGGGATTTAG
- the LOC112173145 gene encoding calcium uniporter protein 4, mitochondrial — protein MALRKALAKRSLDAVRVTSLTPFSVVVLGHQTIVPPNAAQANFHREYLTSSEPAEKGFFRRFFHHSATRIPEFLSLPVGEKLREKIKGVNRNGDRLRLAGLSPPPPDPATAEESFYGISVSDVRKIMRLSQVEKLKAKLREVPESSVSYSEFRRICVEGCESEEQAAEFAKLLDESGNVIVLGNVVFLRPEQVAKSMESIICQTMGLPNDPRRRELDQLEKQKKVIDQRARALVQGELYGGLGFILLQTLGAIRLTFWELSWDVMEPICFFVTSIYFAMGYGFFLRTSTEPTFQGFFQRRFKTKQQRLMEIYNFDVRKYNQLRKVFYPNSDQLASLDYVETTLVGALHR, from the exons ATGGCGCTCAGAAAAGCGCTAGCCAAGCGTTCACTCGACGCCGTCAGAGTGACGTCACTGACACCATTCTCCGTGGTCGTTCTAGGGCACCAAACCATTGTTCCACCTAATGCAGCCCAGGCAAACTTCCACAGGGAGTATCTCACCTCATCGGAGCCCGCCGAGAAAGGCTTTTTCCGGCGATTCTTCCACCACTCGGCCACCAGGATCCCGGAGTTCCTGTCCCTGCCTGTCGGAGAGAAGCTCCGTGAAAAGATCAAAGGTGTGAACAGGAACGGAGATCGGCTCCGGCTCGCCGGACTCAGCCCTCCACCGCCGGATCCGGCCACCGCTGAAGAGTCGTTTTACGGAATCTCCGTCAGCGATGTGCGAAAGATTATGAGGCTGTCGCAGGTGGAGAAGCTGAAGGCGAAGCTGAGAGAGGTTCCGGAGAGCTCCGTTTCGTATTCGGAGTTCCGCCGGATCTGCGTGGAAGGTTGCGAGAGCGAAGAGCAAGCAGCTGAGTTTGCGAAGCTTCTCGATGAGTCCGGCAACGTCATCGTTCTCGGAAATGTTGTGTTTCTCCGGCCCGAGCAG GTTGCAAAATCAATGGAGAGCATAATTTGTCAAACCATGGGCCTGCCAAACGATCCAAGGAGGAGAGAACTGGACCAGCTAGAGAAGCAAAAGAAGGTAATAGACCAAAGGGCCAGGGCCTTGGTGCAGGGTGAACTCTACGGTGGGCTGGGTTTTATACTACTCCAGACACTTGGTGCCATAAGGCTCACCTTTTGGGAGCTAAGTTGGGATGTGATGGAGCCCATTTGCTTCTTTGTGACCTCCATCTACTTTGCTATGGGCTACGGCTTTTTCCTCAGGACATCCACAGAGCCCACTTTCCAAGGGTTCTTCCAACGCCGTTTTAAGACCAAGCAGCAACGGCTCATGGAGATCTATAACTTTGATGTTCGAAAGTACAACCAGCTCCGGAAAGTGTTTTATCCGAATTCCGATCAACTGGCGTCTTTAGATTATGTAGAAACAACCCTTGTTGGTGCTTTACATCGATGA
- the LOC112173515 gene encoding laccase-14, with product MSPRILVFAVLILPFFSLALAEVHYYDFVVKEVNFSRLCENKLMLVVNESYPGPAIQARKGDTVYVNVYNEGFYGFTIHWHGVKQPRNPWFDGPEYVTQCPIAPGTNFTYQVQLTKEEGTVWWHAHSDWTRASVHGAIVVLPALGTTFPFPEPDEEEIIVFGSWYLGNLRERVEESLQPGSTETLPQSDAYTINGQPGDFLPCSINTTWRRRVDYGKTYLLRLVNANIDAEFFFAIAEHNLTVVGLDGAYTKPINTRYIVVTPGQTMDVLLNANSTPGLYYMAGRQYLSTTSDTGFDHMNATAILQYNGNYTTTDAPLFPEHLPMYMSQAEAFNFTNKIRSLATPEYPVNVPKESEVTTRMFITASMNSLYCAPDLGPTCLNISFATSVNNISWVNPTTDSILQAYYKNISNPIYETDFPDEPPTYYNFTDGGTTLSTVLTVQATKVKVLEYNETVEIVFQGTNVMGGAVNHPMHLHGHSFYVLGFGFGSFDPLKDPKGYNLVDPPYVATFVTPKNGWLTIRFVADNPGVWFWHCHVERHMTWGMEAAFIIKDGGTAETSMLPPPAQMPSCDVPLDSAIKNYEALIEKQIE from the exons ATGTCGCCACGGATTCTAGTCTTTGCTGTTCTTATCCTGCCCTTTTTCTCTCTGGCTCTAGCCGAAGTGcattactatgattttgta GTAAAGGAGGTAAACTTCAGCAGATTATGTGAAAATAAGCTCATGTTGGTTGTAAACGAAAGTTATCCAGGTCCAGCAATCCAAGCTCGCAAAGGGGATACAGTATACGTTAATGTTTACAATGAAGGGTTTTATGGCTTTACTATTCATTG GCATGGAGTAAAGCAGCCAAGAAACCCGTGGTTTGATGGCCCTGAGTATGTGACACAGTGTCCAATTGCACCCGGTACAAATTTCACTTATCAAGTGCAATTGACTAAGGAAGAAGGAACCGTATGGTGGCATGCTCATAGTGACTGGACAAGAGCCAGTGTTCACGGTGCTATTGTAGTTTTGCCTGCTCTTGGAACCACGTTTCCATTTCCTGAGCCGGATGAAGAGGAGATCATTGTTTTCG GATCTTGGTACCTGGGAAATTTGAGAGAACGAGTTGAGGAATCTTTGCAGCCTGGAAGCACCGAGACTCTACCCCAGTCAGATGCTTACACCATCAATGGCCAACCCGGCGATTTTCTTCCATGCTCCATAA ATACAACATGGCGTCGTAGGGTGGACTACGGCAAGACTTATCTTCTTCGCCTGGTGAATGCTAACATCGATGCAGAGTTTTTCTTTGCAATTGCTGAGCACAACCTCACTGTGGTCGGACTGGACGGAGCCTACACAAAACCCATCAATACCAGATACATAGTGGTAACTCCTGGACAAACAATGGATGTATTGCTGAATGCAAATTCTACTCCGGGGCTCTATTACATGGCTGGTAGACAATACCTCAGTACTACATCCGACACCGGCTTCGACCATATGAATGCTACTGCAATCCTTCAATATAATGGCAACTATACCACAACCGACGCTCCTTTATTTCCCGAGCACCTTCCCATGTACATGTCCCAAGCAGAAGCGTTCAATTTCACCAATAAGATTAGAAGCTTAGCCACACCAGAATATCCCGTTAATGTCCCGAAGGAGAGTGAAGTTACTACACGAATGTTCATAACAGCTTCCATGAACTCTCTTTACTGTGCTCCAGATTTAGGCCCCACCTGCTTAAACATAAGCTTTGCTACAAGCGTCAATAACATCAGCTGGGTCAATCCAACTACAGACTCTATCTTGCAAGCCTACTACAA GAACATAAGCAATCCGATTTACGAAACAGATTTTCCAGACGAGCCGCCTACTTATTATAACTTCACAGATGGAGGGACGACGCTTTCTACAGTGTTGACAGTCCAAGCTACAAAGGTTAAGGTGCTAGAGTATAATGAAACTGTTGAGATTGTGTTCCAAGGGACTAATGTGATGGGAGGCGCCGTGAATCATCCAATGCATTTGCATGGACATAGTTTCTACGTGCTAGGATTTGGTTTCGGATCCTTTGACCCGTTGAAGGACCCTAAAGGCTATAATTTGGTCGATCCTCCTTATGTGGCTACATTCGTTACTCCAAAAAATGGATGGCTAACAATAAGATTTGTAGCTGATAATCCTG GCGTGTGGTTTTGGCATTGTCATGTAGAGAGACATATGACATGGGGTATGGAGGCCGCTTTTATAATCAAGGACGGAGGCACAGCTGAGACTAGTATGCTACCCCCACCAGCTCAAATGCCTTCCTGTGATGTTCCATTGGATTCTGCTATCAAAAATTACGAGGCCTTGATTGAGAAGCAAATTGAGTAA